Proteins encoded within one genomic window of Brassica rapa cultivar Chiifu-401-42 chromosome A09, CAAS_Brap_v3.01, whole genome shotgun sequence:
- the LOC103841820 gene encoding LOW QUALITY PROTEIN: (+)-neomenthol dehydrogenase (The sequence of the model RefSeq protein was modified relative to this genomic sequence to represent the inferred CDS: substituted 1 base at 1 genomic stop codon) — XRWWSRETTAIVTGANKGIGFEVVKKLLELGLTVVLTARNAKNGSLAADSLRRAGFQNVQFYCLDVSEPSSIAAFVSWFRHNFGVLDILVNNAAVSFNVVGDNSIREPETIIKTNFYGAKLLTEALLPLFRHSVSASRILNISSRLGSLNKLRNPTVRQTLESEELTNEQIDATVTQFLEDVSNGTWEKQGWPENWSDYAVSKMALNAYSRVLARRYNGKKLSVNCFCPGFTRTSMTGGQGTHTAEDVAATIATLVLLPPEKLTSGKFFMFLEHKKIISRL, encoded by the exons TGAAGGTGGTGGTCGAGAGAAACAACGGCGATTGTAACCGGAGCAAACAAAGGTATAGGTTTTGAGGTGGTGAAGAAGTTACTGGAGCTTGGACTAACGGTAGTCTTAACCGCCAGAAACGCCAAAAATGGAAGCCTCGCCGCCGATTCCCTCCGCCGTGCCGGCTTTCAAAACGTTCAATTCTACTGCCTCGACGTCTCCGAACCTTCTTCCATCGCTGCCTTTGTCTCCTGGTTCCGTCACAACTTTGGAGTACTCGACATTCTG GTGAACAACGCCGCTGTTTCATTTAACGTCGTCGGTGATAATTCAATCAGAGAGCCAGAGACCATAATCAAGACCAATTTTTACGGTGCCAAGCTTTTAACGGAGGCGCTTCTGCCGTTGTTCCGTCACTCAGTCTCCGCTAGCCGCATCCTTAACATTAGTTCAAGGCTTGGCTCATTAAAc AAACTGAGAAACCCTACTGTGAGACAAACCCTAGAAAGTGAAGAGCTTACCAATGAACAAATCGATGCGACAGTGACTCAGTTTCTAGAAGACGTGAGCAACGGGACGTGGGAGAAGCAAGGATGGCCAGAAAATTGGTCGGACTACGCAGTCTCCAAGATGGCTTTGAACGCTTACTCTAGAGTTTTGGCTCGACGTTACAACGGCAAAAAACTAAGTGTTAACTGCTTCTGTCCTGGCTTCACACGCACGTCTATGACCGGTGGTCAGGGAACTCACACGGCGGAAGATGTTGCCGCAACCATCGCCACGTTGGTTTTGCTTCCACCGGAGAAGCTGACCTCCGGCaagttttttatgtttttagagCACAAGAAAATTATTTCCAGGTTGTGA
- the LOC103841819 gene encoding protein IQ-DOMAIN 14 translates to MGKKGSWFSAIKRVFTPHSKEKQLSNNQEPERKSNNKKEKKKKSLGKKLRDGETNSFLPIFRQPSSIEKILCEAEREHNLVFRPPTPTDRANSVPSPHIRPASPKVSSQRYVSSPRPISPRVASPRALSPKPPSPRAASPRIVQRREYVRRPEPTLLVKKASATKIQAAFRGYMARRSFRALKGLVRLQGVVRGHSVKRQTMNAMKYMQLLVRVQTQVQSRRIQMLEHRARNEKDDPKLASSLASDDWDDSVLTKEEKEARLHRKIDAMIKRERSMAYAYSHQLWKNSPRSAQDIRTNGVPLWWNWVDRQNNQTQPFRLTPTRPSPSPQAHSSNKNHSRLNNSFDVSTPNSSKSAFLTPSRPIHTPQPSRYSRGGGRGTQDSPFKDDDSLTSCPPFSAPSYMAPTVSAKAKLRANSNPKERVDGTTPEKRRSSFPLGSFKWNKGSLFMSNNNKGSPSSGAVVLEKHKALKSVGNMSIDSTVSMPATIGKRSFNRFA, encoded by the exons ATGGGGAAGAAAGGAAGTTGGTTTTCTGCAATCAAGAGAGTTTTCACACCACACTCCAAGGAGAAGCAGCTAAGCAACAAC CAAGAACCAGAGAGAAAGAGCaacaacaagaaagaaaagaagaagaaaagtttaGGGAAGAAGCTAAGAGATGGAGAAACCAATTCTTTTCTCCCTATCTTCAGACAACCTAGCAGTATCGAAAAGATCTTGTGTGAAGCCGAACGTGAACATAACCTTGTCTTCAGACCACCAACTCCCACTGACCGAGCAAACTCTGTTCCATCTCCTCATATTAGGCCTGCTTCTCCTAAAGTGTCTTCTCAAAGATATGTCTCTTCTCCAAGACCAATCTCGCCAAGAGTTGCTTCTCCAAGAGCCCTTTCTCCAAAACCTCCTTCTCCAAGAGCGGCTTCGCCTAGGATTGTGCAGCGACGCGAGTATGTACGTAGACCAGAGCCAACACTACTGGTCAAGAAAGCTTCTGCTACAAAGATTCAAGCAGCTTTCAGAGGTTACATG GCAAGGAGGAGTTTTAGAGCTTTGAAAGGTCTTGTTAGACTACAAGGAGTGGTGAGAGGACATAGCGTGAAGCGCCAGACAATGAATGCAATGAAGTATATGCAGCTTTTGGTACGTGTTCAAACACAAGTCCAGTCACGTCGCATCCAAATGCTAGAACACCGCGCTAGGAACGAGAAAGATGACCCCAAGTTAGCCAGTAGCCTTGCG TCTGATGATTGGGATGATAGTGTGCTGACAAAAGAGGAAAAAGAAGCGAGACTACATAGGAAGATTGATGCAATGATCAAAAGAGAACGGTCCATGGCCTATGCATATTCTCATCAG TTGTGGAAGAACAGTCCAAGGTCTGCTCAGGACATTCGAACAAACGGCGTCCCACTTTGGTGGAACTGGGTGGACAGACAGAACAACCAAACACAACCTTTCAGGCTAACACCAACACGACCGAGTCCAAGCCCTCAGGCTCATTCTAGCAACAAAAACCATTCCAGACTCAACAACAGTTTCGATGTCTCTACACCAAACTCATCAAAATCGGCATTCCTCACACCCTCTAGACCCATTCACACTCCACAACCATCAAGATACTcacgaggaggaggaagaggcaCACAAGATTCTCCTTTCAAAGATGATGATAGCCTCACGAGCTGTCCACCATTCTCAGCTCCAAGCTACATGGCTCCAACAGTCTCAGCTAAAGCTAAGCTGAGAGCAAACAGCAATCCAAAGGAGAGGGTGGACGGTACAACACCGGAGAAGAGAAGGAGTTCGTTCCCTCTTGGTTCGTTTAAATGGAACAAAGGCTCATTGTTCATGAGTAACAACAACAAAGGCTCTCCTTCTTCTGGTGCTGTGGTGCTTGAGAAGCATAAGGCACTCAAATCCGTAGGGAACATGAGTATTGATTCAACTGTTTCAATGCCTGCAACGATTGGGAAGAGGTCTTTTAACAGATTTGCCTGA